A single genomic interval of Suncus etruscus isolate mSunEtr1 chromosome 10, mSunEtr1.pri.cur, whole genome shotgun sequence harbors:
- the DNAJC17 gene encoding dnaJ homolog subfamily C member 17 produces MAVAKELLQMDLYALLGIEEKAADKEVKKAYRQKALSCHPDKNPDNPRAAELFHQLSQALEVLTDAAARAAYDKVRKAKKQAAERTQKLDERRKKVKLDLEARERLAQTLGSEEEEEGRSTRTLEQEIERLREEGSRQLQEQQRLIQEQLRQEREQRLKGKAEDPEGKGTPKLKLKWKCKKEDESQGGYSRDVLLRLLQKYGEVLNLVLSSKRPGTALVEFATVKAAELAVQNEVGLIDNPLKISWLEGQPQSTAGPSHPGLSQGSAVSERDYESLVMMRLRQAAERQQLMARMQQEDEAGQLT; encoded by the exons GTAAAGAAGGCGTACAGACAGAAGGCCCTCTCCTGCCACCCAGACAAGAATCCTGACAATCCCAGAGCAG CGGAACTCTTCCACCAGCTTTCTCAGGCCTTGGAGGTACTGACAGATGCTGCAGCCAGG GCTGCCTATGACAAGGTCAGGAAAGCCAAGAAGCAGGCAGCAGAGAGGACCCAGAAACTCgatgagaggaggaagaaagtgaAGTTGG ACCTAGAGGCCCGGGAACGACTGGCCCAGACCCTTGGtagcgaggaggaggaggagggccgGAGTACCAGGACACTGGAGCAAGAG ATCGAACGCCTGCGAGAAGAGGGTTCCCGGCAGTTGCAGGAACAGCAGAGACTGATCCAGGAGCAGCTACGCCAGGAGCGCGAACAGAGGCTGAAAG GGAAGGCAGAAGATCCTGAAGGCAAAGGGACCCCCAAGCTGAAG CTAAAATGGAAATGCAAGAAGGAGGACGAGTCACAGGGCGGCTACTCCAGAGATGTGCTCCTGCGGCTTCTGCAGAAG TATGGAGAGGTGCTTAACCTGGTACTTTCCAGTAAGAGGCCCGGCACTGCCTTAGTGGAGTTCGCCACTGTCAAGGCTGCG GAGCTGGCTGTCCAGAATGAAGTGGGCCTGATTGACAACCCTTTGAAGATTTCCTGGTTGGAAGGACAGCCACAGAGCACAGCAGGCCCCAGCCACCCAGGCCTGTCACAG GGCTCAGCGGTATCTGAGAGGGACTATGAGAGCCTGGTCATGATGCGACTGCGCCAGGCGGCTGAGCGACAGCAGCTGATGGCCCGGATGCAGCAGGAGGATGAGGCAGGGCAGCTCACCTAG
- the C10H15orf62 gene encoding uncharacterized protein C15orf62 homolog, mitochondrial → METWRKGSFRNASFFKRLSLGRPRRLLRRQGSVLSQASTAGGDHEEYSNREVIRELRGRPDGRRLPLWGDEQPRATLLAPPKPPRLYYRESTSCPNILESPAAYPAALPSAISLAGPLDRYSEEDLLDSPPFPRTPPPDLSDPFFSFKVDLGISLLEEVLQLLREQFPSEPRF, encoded by the coding sequence ATGGAGACCTGGAGGAAAGGCTCCTTCCGCAACGCCTCCTTCTTCAAGCGGCTGAGCCTGGGCCGGCCTAGGCGGCTCCTGCGGCGCCAGGGCAGCGTGCTCAGCCAGGCCAGCACGGCCGGCGGTGACCACGAGGAATACAGCAATCGCGAGGTCATCCGCGAGCTGCGAGGCCGCCCCGACGGCCGGCGCCTTCCCCTGTGGGGGGACGAGCAGCCAAGGGCCACCCTGCTGGCCCCACCCAAGCCCCCTCGGCTCTACTACCGGGAGAGCACCAGCTGCCCCAACATCCTAGAGTCCCCGGCCGCCTACCCCGCAGCCCTGCCTTCGGCCATCTCCCTGGCTGGCCCGCTGGACCGCTACTCAGAAGAGGACCTGCTGGACAGCCCCCCCTTCCCGAGGACGCCCCCTCCGGACCTCAGCGACCCCTTCTTCTCCTTCAAAGTGGACCTGGGCATCTCCCTTCTCGAGGAGGTGTTGCAGCTGCTGAGGGAGCAGTTTCCCAGCGAGCCCCGCTTCTGA